One genomic segment of Amycolatopsis sp. Hca4 includes these proteins:
- a CDS encoding DUF6187 family protein — MSEQEPYDSRFTLPDVDAWPETEAGVILLGLDPDRLLAGLGFAALADDPGLVTQVVDQARHGVFTADLAGLAEAGVARWRALRPALAAVPGRPAAGALRQEWANSADLVAVAVPGAGPAALAYLTACWIRRDEIDRLAEGKEPDVLPEVAAG, encoded by the coding sequence GTGTCTGAGCAGGAACCGTACGACTCGCGCTTCACCCTGCCCGACGTCGACGCCTGGCCCGAGACGGAGGCCGGGGTGATCCTGCTGGGCCTGGACCCGGACCGGCTGCTCGCCGGGCTCGGGTTCGCGGCGCTCGCCGACGACCCGGGCCTGGTCACCCAGGTCGTCGACCAGGCCCGGCACGGTGTCTTCACCGCGGACCTGGCCGGGCTGGCCGAAGCCGGGGTGGCCCGGTGGCGGGCGCTGCGGCCGGCGCTCGCGGCCGTGCCGGGGCGCCCCGCCGCCGGCGCGCTGCGGCAGGAGTGGGCGAACTCGGCCGACCTGGTCGCGGTCGCGGTACCGGGCGCCGGACCGGCCGCGCTGGCGTACCTGACGGCCTGCTGGATCCGCCGGGACGAAATCGACCGGCTCGCCGAGGGAAAGGAACCCGATGTCCTACCTGAAGTCGCTGCCGGCTGA
- a CDS encoding FAD-dependent oxidoreductase has product MTTTFIPGPHLLESPRGRDWPRLPAAPARVREPAPPSRADVVVVGAGPAGLAVVSALWHHGVSDVVVLDRGGRPARRFFDRIDLLGQRVLRSPYEHHPGVEGYRDCELLDFARLHWSRLTPVERREVRMAQAGHRSVVPVDVFEAYCDHLVATHDVAGRTWRATVRDVLPGRSDVTVRTDRGTVTARHVVLCPGEERREAPREWWGGGAAPSGVRYWDERPPPGGERQVVVGAGLTSAHLISNALAAGRRVHWVIREPGERYQCADVNSKFFRPEGRARVGNVGWDDRLGLLAQFRRASIMFEFRPLLERAEADGRLVVHRGAAVTGVAAATGGTVAVRLAGGQRVGGDCVVLALGTVPETGRGLLPEEVVGERDGWPALDERTLAYTHAPRVSVVGAAAGMVLGPAARNIDGHRVATARVAEAIARGVRGGTLAAAPVRTEVGAGV; this is encoded by the coding sequence GTGACCACCACCTTCATCCCGGGTCCGCACCTGCTGGAGTCGCCCCGGGGCCGTGACTGGCCGCGGTTGCCGGCCGCGCCCGCGCGCGTGCGCGAGCCGGCGCCGCCTTCGCGGGCCGACGTCGTCGTCGTGGGCGCCGGCCCGGCCGGGCTGGCCGTGGTTTCGGCGCTCTGGCACCACGGCGTGTCCGACGTCGTCGTGCTCGACCGCGGCGGCCGGCCGGCCCGCCGGTTCTTCGACCGGATCGACCTGCTCGGCCAGCGGGTGCTGCGCTCGCCGTACGAGCACCACCCGGGCGTCGAGGGCTACCGCGACTGCGAGCTGCTGGACTTCGCCCGGCTGCACTGGTCGCGGCTGACGCCGGTCGAGCGCCGGGAAGTCCGGATGGCGCAGGCCGGGCACCGCTCGGTCGTGCCGGTGGACGTCTTCGAGGCCTACTGCGACCACTTGGTCGCCACCCACGACGTGGCCGGGCGGACGTGGCGGGCCACGGTCCGCGACGTCCTGCCGGGGCGGTCCGACGTCACCGTCCGGACCGACCGGGGCACGGTCACGGCCCGGCACGTCGTCCTCTGCCCGGGTGAGGAACGCCGTGAGGCGCCGCGCGAATGGTGGGGTGGCGGCGCCGCCCCGTCGGGGGTGCGGTACTGGGACGAGCGGCCGCCGCCGGGCGGCGAACGCCAGGTGGTGGTGGGTGCGGGCCTGACCTCGGCGCACCTGATCTCCAACGCGCTGGCGGCCGGTCGCCGGGTGCACTGGGTGATCCGGGAGCCGGGCGAGCGCTACCAGTGCGCGGACGTCAACTCGAAGTTCTTCCGGCCCGAGGGCCGGGCCCGGGTCGGCAACGTCGGCTGGGACGACCGGCTGGGGCTGCTGGCGCAGTTCCGGCGGGCGTCGATCATGTTCGAGTTCCGCCCGCTGCTGGAGCGGGCCGAAGCCGACGGGCGCCTGGTGGTGCACCGCGGGGCGGCGGTCACCGGGGTGGCGGCCGCGACCGGGGGCACGGTGGCCGTGCGGCTGGCAGGCGGGCAGCGGGTCGGCGGCGACTGCGTCGTGCTCGCGCTGGGCACGGTGCCCGAGACGGGCCGCGGGCTGCTGCCCGAGGAGGTCGTCGGCGAACGCGACGGCTGGCCGGCCCTCGACGAGCGGACGCTCGCCTACACCCACGCGCCGCGGGTGTCCGTGGTCGGCGCGGCCGCGGGCATGGTGCTCGGGCCGGCGGCCCGCAACATCGACGGGCACCGCGTCGCCACCGCCCGCGTCGCGGAGGCGATCGCGCGCGGGGTGCGGGGCGGGACCCTCGCCGCGGCGCCCGTCCGGACCGAGGTGGGCGCCGGTGTCTGA
- a CDS encoding DUF6423 family protein, which produces MAGVADVRRRVLMISGAIDTSDHDVSVTVNLPEPGRWQVIKSETNLTDQTWVAMQVVMDDESTFVNDPETLVMSRQFSKSFMTPDQRRLTFYGGEVRPGEAVLKVYEMETSGRKPAYSYSRYSPIATDSLEQSQQTLEELVQDGMARRPMVEVIVPVTVIG; this is translated from the coding sequence ATGGCCGGCGTCGCCGACGTCCGCCGCCGGGTGCTGATGATCTCCGGCGCGATCGACACGTCCGACCACGACGTCTCGGTCACCGTCAACCTGCCGGAGCCGGGGCGCTGGCAGGTCATCAAGTCCGAGACGAACCTGACCGACCAGACGTGGGTCGCGATGCAGGTCGTGATGGACGACGAGTCGACCTTCGTCAACGACCCGGAGACGCTCGTCATGTCCCGGCAGTTCTCGAAGTCGTTCATGACACCCGACCAGCGGCGGCTGACCTTCTACGGCGGCGAGGTCCGCCCCGGCGAGGCCGTGCTCAAGGTCTACGAGATGGAGACCAGCGGGCGCAAGCCGGCGTACTCCTACTCGCGGTACAGCCCGATCGCGACCGACAGCCTGGAGCAGTCCCAGCAGACGCTGGAGGAGCTCGTCCAGGACGGGATGGCCCGGCGGCCGATGGTCGAGGTCATCGTCCCGGTCACCGTGATCGGCTGA
- a CDS encoding DUF6235 family protein, with product MAMHLRLAAGVELLDKWAESATQAERNVLYEALFAIGDGSVFLIYDVFGDPDDISNFMVMVKADLLVKINVQRAESSFDILYVGTLDDGAAANAAEIAAELAADAVADAEVDDA from the coding sequence ATGGCTATGCACCTCCGGCTCGCGGCGGGTGTCGAGCTGCTCGACAAATGGGCGGAATCCGCTACCCAAGCCGAGCGGAATGTTCTCTACGAGGCTTTGTTCGCCATCGGCGACGGTTCCGTGTTTCTCATTTACGACGTTTTCGGCGACCCGGATGACATTTCCAATTTCATGGTCATGGTCAAAGCCGATCTGCTGGTGAAGATCAACGTGCAGCGCGCCGAATCGTCGTTCGACATCCTCTACGTCGGCACCCTCGACGACGGCGCGGCGGCGAACGCCGCCGAGATCGCGGCCGAACTCGCCGCCGACGCCGTGGCCGACGCCGAGGTCGACGACGCCTGA
- a CDS encoding acyl-CoA carboxylase epsilon subunit: MAATEPAGPRLRVVRGLPDDAELAAVITALLAVSAASAPVRPEPARSAWAAPAARWDAQPVGPDSWRLSGLPR, encoded by the coding sequence ATGGCAGCAACCGAGCCCGCAGGCCCCCGGCTGAGGGTGGTCCGCGGCCTGCCCGACGACGCCGAGCTGGCGGCGGTGATCACGGCCCTGCTGGCGGTGTCGGCCGCGTCGGCTCCGGTGCGGCCGGAGCCGGCGCGTTCGGCATGGGCCGCCCCGGCGGCCCGGTGGGACGCGCAGCCGGTGGGGCCGGACTCCTGGCGGCTGTCCGGCCTTCCCCGCTGA
- a CDS encoding acyl-CoA carboxylase subunit beta, with protein MSGPSDAGAQPIDDVDVVPLAGGDRRGPGHHRRSVPSGEARVISLHPVTEPEPGMPLLRKRRDELAAHVAEGRMDAVRRQHSLGKLTARERLALLLDDDSFTEIEPYRRHQARGLGLEENRPYTDGVVAGSGTIDGRRVFVYAQDFTVFGGSLGEAHAAKIHKVLDLAVATGSPVIALNDSGGARIQEGVLALNGYGGIFRRQVEASGVIPQISVILGPCAGGAAYSPALADFTFMVRDTGWMFLTGPDVVEAVTGRRVSHDELGGADTHGRHSGVATVVHDDEESCLADVRYLVSLLPRNYLERPPAEPETGATADWRPRLAELVPAEPNRPYDMRDVFTEIADDGEFFALHEAWAPNVLCALARIDGRVVGLVGNQPCVLAGVLDGPASQKAARFVRFCDAFGIPLVTLVDVPGFLPGVDEERNGIIRQGAQLLHAYCEATVPRIQVILRKAYGGAYIVMDSRSIGCDLSLAWPTNQIAVMGAEGAVNVLFRRELAAAPDPAALRARLVAEYVAEYLNPQYAAERGLVDDVIDPADTRAAIARGLAMLQDKRKPGPQRKHGNHPV; from the coding sequence GTGAGCGGTCCGTCCGACGCCGGCGCCCAGCCGATCGACGACGTCGACGTGGTGCCACTGGCCGGCGGTGACCGCCGCGGGCCGGGACACCACCGCCGGTCCGTGCCGTCCGGTGAGGCCCGGGTGATCTCCCTGCACCCGGTCACCGAGCCGGAGCCGGGCATGCCACTGCTGCGCAAGCGGCGCGACGAGCTGGCCGCGCACGTGGCCGAGGGCCGGATGGACGCCGTGCGGCGGCAGCACTCCCTCGGCAAGCTGACCGCGCGGGAGCGGCTCGCCCTCCTGCTCGACGACGACTCCTTCACCGAGATCGAGCCCTACCGGCGCCACCAGGCCCGCGGGCTCGGGCTCGAGGAGAACCGCCCCTACACCGACGGCGTGGTGGCGGGCTCCGGCACGATCGACGGCCGCCGCGTGTTCGTCTACGCCCAGGACTTCACCGTGTTCGGCGGGTCCCTGGGCGAGGCGCACGCGGCGAAGATCCACAAGGTGCTGGACCTGGCCGTGGCCACCGGCTCCCCGGTGATCGCGCTCAACGACAGCGGCGGCGCCCGCATCCAGGAAGGCGTGCTGGCGCTCAACGGCTACGGTGGCATCTTCCGGCGGCAGGTCGAGGCGTCCGGGGTGATCCCGCAGATCAGCGTGATCCTGGGCCCGTGCGCGGGAGGCGCGGCGTATTCGCCGGCGCTGGCCGACTTCACGTTCATGGTGCGCGACACCGGCTGGATGTTCCTGACCGGCCCGGACGTGGTCGAAGCGGTGACCGGGCGGCGCGTCAGCCACGACGAGCTGGGCGGGGCGGACACCCACGGCCGCCACTCCGGGGTGGCCACCGTGGTGCACGACGACGAGGAGAGCTGCCTCGCCGACGTCCGCTACCTGGTTTCCCTGCTGCCGCGCAACTACCTCGAGCGGCCACCGGCCGAGCCCGAGACGGGGGCGACGGCGGACTGGCGGCCGCGCCTGGCCGAGCTGGTCCCGGCGGAGCCGAACCGGCCCTACGACATGCGGGACGTGTTCACCGAGATCGCCGACGACGGCGAGTTCTTCGCGCTGCACGAAGCCTGGGCCCCGAACGTCCTGTGCGCGCTGGCCCGCATCGACGGCCGCGTGGTCGGGCTGGTCGGGAACCAGCCGTGCGTGCTCGCGGGCGTGCTGGACGGTCCGGCGTCGCAGAAGGCGGCGCGGTTCGTCCGGTTCTGCGACGCGTTCGGCATCCCGCTGGTGACGCTCGTCGACGTGCCCGGGTTCCTGCCCGGCGTCGACGAGGAGCGCAACGGGATCATCCGGCAGGGCGCCCAGCTGCTGCACGCTTACTGCGAAGCGACGGTGCCCCGGATCCAGGTGATCCTGCGCAAGGCCTACGGCGGCGCGTACATCGTGATGGACTCCCGGTCCATCGGGTGCGACCTGTCGCTGGCGTGGCCGACGAACCAGATCGCGGTGATGGGTGCCGAAGGGGCGGTGAACGTGCTGTTCCGCCGCGAGCTGGCGGCGGCCCCGGACCCGGCGGCCCTGCGGGCCCGGCTGGTCGCCGAGTACGTCGCGGAGTACCTGAACCCGCAGTACGCGGCGGAGCGGGGCCTGGTGGACGACGTGATCGACCCGGCGGACACCCGCGCGGCGATCGCCCGCGGGCTGGCCATGCTGCAGGACAAGCGCAAACCAGGGCCCCAGCGCAAGCACGGCAACCACCCCGTCTGA
- a CDS encoding DUF6222 family protein has protein sequence MTAHEETDDTTRPVRVVPDPVAAAPAAPVAAEVPVIPRPMPRLGRGIVWSTIVAEIEQENLERLGRLRDAA, from the coding sequence ATGACCGCGCACGAGGAGACCGACGACACCACGCGCCCGGTCCGGGTCGTCCCGGACCCGGTGGCCGCGGCGCCCGCCGCGCCGGTGGCCGCGGAGGTGCCCGTCATCCCCCGCCCGATGCCCCGGCTGGGCCGCGGCATCGTCTGGAGCACCATCGTCGCCGAGATCGAGCAGGAGAACCTGGAGCGACTCGGCCGGCTGCGGGACGCCGCGTGA
- a CDS encoding SDR family NAD(P)-dependent oxidoreductase, which produces MLVAVTGGTGFLGAHTVRALLRHGHRVRLLARRPDRVAAALAPLGVAPDAVDVVEGDVTDPAAAARLVSGVDGLLHAAGVYTFDPRRRAALRRVNEHGTEVVLAAALAARVGRLVHVSTVGTLYPTTAPAIGPGSPLGRSREPYLASKTAAERIARRYGAVVTRPPALLGPHDPHLGDQNARLRDLLRGLMPLWPTGGLPLGDVRDNAELHARLFDGVPGAEFFGPGSFVTTREYVGTVRAVTGRVLPAAFAPARALAFAGRAADVLQRCWPGRLPVQGGAIHVCEVAVPVVAGAPDARVPARPLAETVADTVRWLADTGALSARRAGRLAAPAVPLSPAPPVTPAGPAGSGATGKALP; this is translated from the coding sequence ATGTTGGTCGCGGTGACCGGGGGCACCGGGTTCCTCGGTGCGCACACCGTGCGGGCCCTGCTGCGGCACGGCCACCGGGTGCGGCTGCTGGCCAGGCGGCCGGACCGGGTGGCGGCCGCGCTGGCCCCGCTCGGGGTGGCGCCGGACGCGGTGGACGTCGTCGAAGGCGACGTCACCGACCCGGCGGCGGCGGCCCGGCTGGTGTCCGGAGTGGACGGTTTGCTGCACGCGGCGGGCGTCTACACCTTCGACCCCCGCCGCCGCGCCGCACTGCGCCGGGTGAACGAGCACGGCACCGAGGTCGTGCTCGCGGCGGCACTGGCCGCACGGGTCGGCCGGCTCGTGCACGTGTCGACCGTGGGAACGCTGTACCCCACCACGGCGCCCGCGATCGGGCCCGGGTCGCCGCTCGGCCGGTCCCGGGAGCCGTACCTGGCCTCGAAGACGGCCGCCGAGCGGATCGCCCGGCGGTACGGGGCGGTGGTCACGCGGCCCCCGGCGCTGCTCGGCCCGCACGACCCGCACCTGGGTGACCAGAACGCGCGGCTGCGGGACCTGCTGCGTGGGCTGATGCCGCTGTGGCCGACGGGCGGCCTGCCGCTCGGCGACGTCCGCGACAACGCCGAGCTGCACGCGCGGCTGTTCGACGGCGTTCCCGGCGCGGAGTTCTTCGGCCCGGGCTCGTTCGTGACGACTCGCGAATACGTCGGCACGGTGCGCGCGGTCACCGGCCGCGTGCTGCCGGCGGCGTTCGCTCCGGCCCGCGCACTGGCTTTCGCGGGCCGCGCGGCCGACGTGCTCCAGCGCTGCTGGCCGGGGCGCCTTCCGGTCCAGGGCGGCGCGATCCACGTGTGCGAGGTCGCCGTGCCGGTCGTGGCGGGCGCCCCGGACGCCCGCGTGCCCGCGCGGCCGCTGGCGGAGACCGTGGCCGACACCGTGCGGTGGCTCGCCGACACCGGCGCGCTCAGCGCGCGCCGGGCCGGGCGGCTCGCGGCGCCCGCCGTACCTCTCTCACCCGCTCCACCAGTCACTCCAGCCGGGCCCGCGGGGTCCGGCGCGACCGGAAAGGCACTGCCATGA
- a CDS encoding flavin reductase family protein, which produces MADAGETNDGAVLKRLPASPGRRHLSAQTGLREVMAQFATGVTVLTAGGESGHGMTANAFSSVSLEPPMVLCCVSRAARMHAAITEAGSYAVNILAADQQDLSKYFADWRRPAGMAQFDAVAWTPGARTGAPLLAGALAWLECELEQAYEGGDHSIFLGRVLTSSRGTGDNSLVFYGGSYHEVDGRARAA; this is translated from the coding sequence GTGGCCGACGCCGGGGAAACCAACGACGGGGCGGTCCTGAAGCGGTTGCCCGCTTCGCCGGGGCGACGGCACCTGTCGGCCCAGACCGGGTTGCGCGAGGTCATGGCGCAGTTCGCGACCGGGGTCACGGTCCTGACCGCGGGCGGTGAGTCGGGCCACGGCATGACGGCCAACGCCTTCTCGTCCGTCTCGCTGGAACCGCCGATGGTGTTGTGCTGCGTGTCCCGGGCCGCCCGGATGCACGCCGCCATCACCGAGGCCGGTTCGTACGCCGTGAACATCCTCGCGGCCGACCAGCAGGACCTGTCCAAGTACTTCGCCGACTGGCGCCGTCCCGCCGGGATGGCCCAGTTCGACGCGGTCGCCTGGACACCGGGCGCGCGCACGGGGGCACCACTGCTGGCCGGCGCGCTGGCGTGGCTCGAGTGCGAGCTCGAACAGGCCTACGAAGGCGGTGACCACTCGATCTTCCTCGGTCGCGTGCTCACCTCCAGCCGCGGCACGGGAGACAACTCGCTCGTCTTCTACGGCGGCAGTTACCACGAAGTCGACGGCCGCGCCCGCGCGGCCTGA
- a CDS encoding thioesterase family protein, whose translation MSDYYEIRHTVGFEETNLVGNVYYVNYVRWQGRCREMFLKEKAPAVLEEVRDDLKLFTLKVECEFFAEITAFDELSIRLRLEELTSTQVQFAFDYVHLHPDGERLVARGRQRIACMRGPNTATVPSRVPEQLREALAPYATSAVNGRGA comes from the coding sequence ATGTCCGACTACTACGAGATCCGCCACACGGTCGGCTTCGAAGAGACGAACCTGGTGGGCAACGTCTACTACGTGAACTACGTGCGCTGGCAGGGCCGGTGCCGCGAGATGTTCCTCAAGGAGAAGGCCCCGGCGGTGCTCGAGGAGGTCCGCGACGACCTCAAGCTCTTCACCCTCAAGGTGGAGTGCGAGTTCTTCGCCGAGATCACCGCGTTCGACGAGCTGTCCATCCGGCTGCGGCTGGAGGAGCTCACCTCGACGCAGGTGCAGTTCGCCTTCGACTACGTGCACCTGCACCCGGACGGCGAGCGGCTGGTCGCCCGCGGCAGGCAGCGGATCGCCTGCATGCGCGGTCCGAACACGGCCACGGTGCCCTCGCGGGTGCCGGAGCAGCTGCGCGAGGCGCTGGCGCCGTACGCCACCAGCGCGGTGAACGGCAGGGGAGCGTGA